One part of the Deltaproteobacteria bacterium genome encodes these proteins:
- a CDS encoding DUF559 domain-containing protein: protein MTKGETCLWKYVLRARQMKGYQFRRQRSVLDFIADFMCKELCLVIEVDGTSPYTPSRGGQ from the coding sequence ATGACCAAGGGAGAGACATGTTTATGGAAATATGTCTTGCGGGCCAGACAAATGAAAGGTTATCAATTCCGAAGGCAAAGGTCGGTATTGGATTTCATTGCCGACTTTATGTGTAAAGAGCTGTGTTTAGTTATAGAGGTTGATGGAACCTCCCCCTACACCCCCTCCAGAGGGGGACAATGA